The genomic DNA CTTTGCCGATCCTTGCCCAGAACGTTTCTTTTTCCGGGGTCCATTCTTGCAGCCAGGTGGGGTTTGCTTTGGGGGTGCGGGTGTTGTTCAGCATGTTGGGAATCCTTTCACAAGGGGTTTTGAAACCAGGGGAGGGGTGGGGAGGGGAAAGCTCAGGGAAGGGCGTGCAACTCTTTCAGCACAAAAGCCAGCCACAGTGCAGCACCGAGGGTCAGCACCCCCATCACCATGAAGGTGGCTTCTGGAACACCGATCAGACTCTGGGCCACAGCGAACAGGGGAGGGAGCACAAAGCCGCCCAGCGCACCGAACACGCCCACCAGACCGCCCACCGCGCCCACATCAGAGGGGTAATACTGCGGGATGTACTTGTACACGGCGGCCTTGCCAATGCCCATCCCGACGGCCATCACGAACAGCAAGGCAGTGAAGGCAGGCACGGCCAGATGCAGACCCGGCAGACCCAGCAGCACCGAGGGCACGAAAATCAGCAGGAACATCAGCTTCATGACATTGCGGGCACCAAATCTGTCCGAGAGGTAACCCCCCAGCGGACGCAGCAAACTGGCCGGAAAGATGAACAGGGTGGTCAGCAGCGCAGCATGCTTGAGGTCCAGACCGTACACATCCACGTAGTATTTGGGCAACCAGGCACTCAGGGCCACATACGCCCCGAAAACCACCACGTAGTAAAGGCTGAAGCGCCACACCCGGATTTCCCGCAGGGGTTTCAGGATCTCTGCCATGGGACGGCCCAGACCGGGGGTGAGGTCCCTGACAGGCGCAAAAAACCACATCCACAGCGCCATCAGGACCAGAAGTCCTGCGTACATGACCGGAATGAACCGCCAGCCACCCGGAAAAACCCCACCCAGAAAGCCCGCAGCGGGCAACACAGCAATCAGGGTCGGGGCCACCAGTTTGGTGACACTGGCCCCCACATTGCCTGCCCCAAAGACCCCCAGGGCAAACCCCTGGTGCTCCTTGCTGTTCCAGGCGGAATTCCAGGCAATCCCCACAGAGAAGGCGTTCCCGGCCATTCCCACCAGAAACGCCAGCAGGAGCAGAAGGCCATAACTGTGGGTGTAGGCCACCAGAAAAGTCGGCACCGCAGTGAACAGCAGCAGCCAGGTGAACACCTTCTTGCCCCCGATGCGGTCTGCCAGAATGCCAAAATACAGCCGCCAGATGGCCCCGTTCAGCACGGCCACACTGGTGAGCCAGCTCATCTGCAAATCACTGAGCCCCAGTTCCTTGCGGATGGGAATGCCCAGCACCCCGAACATCAGCCACACGGCAAACATCAGGGTGAAGCCCACAGTGGACAGCCACAGCACCTTGCTGGCGTCGCTTCTGGAGGCGGTTTTGGGGAGGGGGATGCTTTGCATGGGTTTCTCCTTGTTTTGCCGAGGGCGCAGGGGAATGAAGCCGAGGGCCAAGAGCCGAGAGCCGAGAGCCAAAAAGATCAATCAAGGGAGGAATGCCCAGAGTGGAGTTCACAAAGCCATGGCCAAAGCTGTGAAATTGCCCTCGGCCCTGCGCTCTCGGCCCTCGGCACCTCTCAATTCCGAATCATCGACACCAGTTTCAAATTCAGGCCACCCAGCCCCAGCGAACTTGCTGCAATGGGCCACAGGATGCCGTGGTCTCCGCCCAGGTAGGCGTCCAGTCCGGTGATGAGCAGAAAAAGCTGGATGGTCCACAGGACCAGCACGAACAGCAGGATCAGGTCTACAACCACGGTTTTTTGCTGGTTCTGGTGGTTCATGCTTCACCCACACCCACGGCGTAGATTTTGCCGTCACGGATTTCAAGCTGGATGCGGTCCAGGCCACGCTGGGGAGGTCCGGCCAGCACATCGCCAGACTTTGCATCGAAGAAGCCTTCATGGCAGGGGCATTCCAGTTTTCCAGAGTGCTCTGCATAGAACACATGGCAGCCCAGGTGGGGGCACTTTTGACTGAAGGCGCTGAAACTGCCGTCTTCATGCCGCAGCAGCAGGGCGTGGTCGTCCTTTGCAGGGTAACGGAAGGCCAGGAAGCCTCTGGGTTTGATGCTGTCCACGGCGGCAAGTTCCTGTTCGGGGTGGCTGGTGACGGGCTTTTTTAAACTGCCACCCACGGCCAGCAGGGTGCTCCCCACAGCCAGAGCGCCGCTGGACAGGCCCAGGAAGCGGGTGAATTCGCGGCGGGTGACGTAACTGGTCTGGTCCCAGTCCACCGAGAAGTCTTTTTTCCAGTGGGGATCACGTTTTTTGTGGGTCACAGCAAACCTCCTGACATGGGCATGGCTTCCAGGTGAGCAAAAGGATCGAGGTGGTCGTAAGCGCCGTCGTCGAAACGTCCGTCCAGGTGGTGCATCACATCCATGGAGAGGTTGACGTAACCATCGGGGGCCACCAGGAACACGCGGGTTTTGATTTCCTGTTCGCCAAATTCAAAGGTGTTGATGGGGGTGCCTTTGCGTCTGGACTGGAATTCCTCCAGGGTTCCGTAAAACAGCGCTTCGGAAGGGCACACGGTGGCACACATCGGTTTGAGTCCAACGGAAGTGCGGTCATAGCACATGTCGCACTTCATCATCTGGTCCATTTCCGGGTAGTAGCGGGGCACCCCGAACGGGCAGGACACCACGCAGTTCTTGCAGCCGATGCAGCGCTCCTTCAGGCTGCTCTGCACCACCAGGTCCTCGGTGCGTTTGATGGCATCTGCAGGGCACACAGCAGCGCAGGTGGGGTTCTCACAGTGCATGCACACCATTGGGACCGTCTGGGTGGAGTTCCCGCGCTCCATGTACTCCAGGTGGATCATGGGTTTGCCTTTGTGGGTGGCGCATTCACTGCAGGCCTGCATGCAACTCTTGCAGCCGATGCAGCGGATGGGGTCAATGAAGAAGCGCATCTCGCTCATCTGGAGAATTCCTTTCTGCGCTCGCCCAGACCGTAGTTCAGGGGGAGTTTTTCGGTTTTGCTGGCCAGACGTTCGGCTTCTTCGCCTTCCCGAATTTCTTCGGGGGTGGCTTTTGCGACCACGCAGGCGCTGACTTTGAATTCGGGGATTTTGGAGACGGGGTCCAGGGCACGCTGGGTGAGCATGTTGATGCTCTGTTTGCCTCCCCAGTGGTAGGGCACGAACACCGTGTCGGGTCGGATGGTGTTCACCACCAGGGCCTTGATGGTGATCTGACCCCGGCGGGTTTTGACCGTGACCCATTCGCCGTCTTTGATGTTCAGTTTCTGGGCCAGCCTGGGGTGGATTTCCATTCTGGGGTTGGGGTACTGGTCCACCAGCGGGCCAATGCGCCGGGTCTGGGTGCCGGAAAGGTACTGGCTGACCACACGTCCGGTGGTCAGCCAGATGGGGTACTGGGCGTCCACCACTTCTGCAGATTCGCGCCATGCCACGGCATTGAAGTGGCCTTTGCCGTCCGGGTGGTAGAATTTGCCGCCTTCAAACAGCCTGGGGGTGCCGGGGTGGTTGGCATCCAGGTCTTCGGGGCGCAGGGCTTTGCGGCCTTTTTCGGTGGTCTGGGGGGCGGGCCAGAACACGCCCATTTCTTTCTCCACCCGTTCCCAGGTGATGCCGGAGTAATCGGCGGTGCCCCCTCTGGAAGCCAGACGCAATTCCTCAAAAATCTCGCGGGTGTTCTGGTAGGGGAAGTATTTGCCGCGTCCCAGGCGTTTTGCAATGTCCAGCAGGATTTCCCAGTCCTTGCGTGCTTCTCCAGGAGGGGTGATGGCCTGGTTGATCTTGATCACGCGGCCCTCGCCGGAGGTGGTG from Deinococcus roseus includes the following:
- a CDS encoding MFS transporter, whose translation is MQSIPLPKTASRSDASKVLWLSTVGFTLMFAVWLMFGVLGIPIRKELGLSDLQMSWLTSVAVLNGAIWRLYFGILADRIGGKKVFTWLLLFTAVPTFLVAYTHSYGLLLLLAFLVGMAGNAFSVGIAWNSAWNSKEHQGFALGVFGAGNVGASVTKLVAPTLIAVLPAAGFLGGVFPGGWRFIPVMYAGLLVLMALWMWFFAPVRDLTPGLGRPMAEILKPLREIRVWRFSLYYVVVFGAYVALSAWLPKYYVDVYGLDLKHAALLTTLFIFPASLLRPLGGYLSDRFGARNVMKLMFLLIFVPSVLLGLPGLHLAVPAFTALLFVMAVGMGIGKAAVYKYIPQYYPSDVGAVGGLVGVFGALGGFVLPPLFAVAQSLIGVPEATFMVMGVLTLGAALWLAFVLKELHALP
- a CDS encoding DUF6755 family protein, which encodes MNHQNQQKTVVVDLILLFVLVLWTIQLFLLITGLDAYLGGDHGILWPIAASSLGLGGLNLKLVSMIRN
- a CDS encoding ubiquinol-cytochrome c reductase iron-sulfur subunit, with product MTHKKRDPHWKKDFSVDWDQTSYVTRREFTRFLGLSSGALAVGSTLLAVGGSLKKPVTSHPEQELAAVDSIKPRGFLAFRYPAKDDHALLLRHEDGSFSAFSQKCPHLGCHVFYAEHSGKLECPCHEGFFDAKSGDVLAGPPQRGLDRIQLEIRDGKIYAVGVGEA
- a CDS encoding 4Fe-4S dicluster domain-containing protein, translating into MSEMRFFIDPIRCIGCKSCMQACSECATHKGKPMIHLEYMERGNSTQTVPMVCMHCENPTCAAVCPADAIKRTEDLVVQSSLKERCIGCKNCVVSCPFGVPRYYPEMDQMMKCDMCYDRTSVGLKPMCATVCPSEALFYGTLEEFQSRRKGTPINTFEFGEQEIKTRVFLVAPDGYVNLSMDVMHHLDGRFDDGAYDHLDPFAHLEAMPMSGGLL